TTAGGCTAAACCTCAACACCATGGCCCCTAAGAAGAAGGCAGTGCGTCAAAAGAAGATGACACTGGAGACTGCCCAGTTGGAGGTGAGCAGTGCCGAGGTGGTGGTTGTGGAGGGCGTGAAGAAGATTGAGCAGGTGGCCGCTTTGGACATCGCTCAGATCAACCTCAAGTACATCCCCTTGCCTCCGCCCATCATCAAGCCCGGGGAGAAGGGCTTGGGCCTGGGCAGTGAGCTGACCCGTCCCCTGCACGGGAACGCACTCCTGGAGGAGCTGAGTAAGATGAGGCAGGAGAGATTCCTGACTGACCTGGAGCTGGCCTGTAAGACCAAGGCCTTTGACGTCCACAAGCTGGTCATCTCCTCCATCAGCCAGTACTTCAGAGAGATCCTGGCCAAGGACCCTGGCATGAAGCGACTGGAgctgccttctctctccccacttgGTAGGTCTTAACCTACAATGAACCCTCCAGGTGTCAGCCATCTTTAGGTAGGCCTTGTGCCCATCACTTTGGACTAAAGTATTGTCACTCAGGGTTATTTATAGACACATACTGTACCTAGGTGACACCATATTTGGGGGTGGGATGATCAGTGTTACTAAGTTGAGAGTAGAGGACCATCTTCatggtccatccatccattacatttacatagcagatgctcttatccagagcgacttacagtaagtacagggacattctccccgaggcaagtagggtgaagtgccttgcccaaggacacaaaatcATTTATCATggctgggaattgaaccggaaaccttctgattaatagtctgattccctaaccgctcagccatgcaTCCGCGGTGGCATATTCTACACATCCATccttgtgtttacctgtgtgctccatcctccatccccagGCCTGGCCAACGTGATCACCTTCGCCTACTTGGGCCGTGTCCACATGTCCCTGTACACCATCGGCTGCACTGTCTCCGCCGCCGCCACGCTGCAGATCCCACAACTGCTCAAGATGTGTATGGACTTCCTGCTGGCCGAGCTCAACGTGCAGACCTGTGTGTACATCTGGAACATGGCCGCTGCCTACGGGCTGCTGCCTGTCCGAGACGCCTCCCGCCGCTTCATCCTGGAGAACTTCGTCCAGTTCTCAGAGACCGTGCTCTTCCAGCAGCTGACCCTGGAGCAGATCTCCGCGTTCCTCCAGGATGACGGCCTCATCCTGCCCTCCGAGATCACAGCcttccaggtcagaggtcaactcaGCTAACCATAGCATCTACACACTGGTTAACTGTCAATGAAATGTTGACCAAGCGCAAACATCCACAGTTAAGATCTGAACGGCTCATCTTACATCTGTTTAATGTTGCTAGACAACAGATCCACATTCCTTGGTTGTATTTGACCATCTCTCATGATCTCCTTTGCTACTGTATCCTACTGCCCATAGAAGCTCATCCAGGACCAGCTGGACCTGTGAACTAAACCACTGGCTATTTTCAGTCAAACCTAAAAACAGGCTTTAGGCCATCTGTTAAGGCTGTGACAAACATAGATCAACTCAGTAACATCACTCACCCTTTTCATATCTGAAGAGAACCCCCCATCCTTGAAAACAGTATCACACAGCTATAAATACACAAGTTTAGACTCGCATAGGATGTTAAGGAAGAGGAACGTACAGTATTTATAAATTACACCAGATGTGAATTTAGCCCATCTAACTATAGCCGCATTTCCTTTATCTCTTGCCACAGTTGGCCATGAAGTGGCTGGACTTTGACCCTCAGCGCCAGCTGCACGCCACTGAGATCCTCTCCCACGTGCGTTTCGAGACGATCCCCGCCAGCGAGCTGGTGAGCCAGGTGCAGCCTGTGGCCAGGATGATGATGGACTCTCAATGTCACCGCCTGCTTGTGGACGCCATGAACTACCACCTGCTGCCCTACCAGCAGAACACGCTGCAGTCCCGCCGCACGCAGGTCCGTGGCGCCCAGACGACCCTGCTGACCGTCGGGGGGCGCCCCGCCATCACAGAACGCGCCCTCAGTCGAGAGGTGAGCCATTTTAGGTGTactttgtgactgtgtgttagagtgttGACTTTGATAACCAATGCTACACCCCAGGTACAATGGAGAGACCCCCGTGAGGGCATGGCCACCTGGCGCCACCTGTCCCAGCTCCCCGCCAAGAGCTTCAACCAATGTGTGGCCGTGATGGACGGTTTCCTGTATGTAGCCGGAGGAGAGGACCAGAACGATGCTCGCAACCAGGCCAAGCACGCTGTCAGCACCCTCAGCAGGTGAGTGCACAAAGACATTCCAGTCATGAGGTCTTCTG
Above is a window of Osmerus mordax isolate fOsmMor3 chromosome 18, fOsmMor3.pri, whole genome shotgun sequence DNA encoding:
- the klhl43 gene encoding kelch-like protein 31 — its product is MAPKKKAVRQKKMTLETAQLEVSSAEVVVVEGVKKIEQVAALDIAQINLKYIPLPPPIIKPGEKGLGLGSELTRPLHGNALLEELSKMRQERFLTDLELACKTKAFDVHKLVISSISQYFREILAKDPGMKRLELPSLSPLGLANVITFAYLGRVHMSLYTIGCTVSAAATLQIPQLLKMCMDFLLAELNVQTCVYIWNMAAAYGLLPVRDASRRFILENFVQFSETVLFQQLTLEQISAFLQDDGLILPSEITAFQLAMKWLDFDPQRQLHATEILSHVRFETIPASELVSQVQPVARMMMDSQCHRLLVDAMNYHLLPYQQNTLQSRRTQVRGAQTTLLTVGGRPAITERALSREVQWRDPREGMATWRHLSQLPAKSFNQCVAVMDGFLYVAGGEDQNDARNQAKHAVSTLSRYDPRFNTWLHLASMRQRRTHFSLVATGGRLYAIGGRNVEGLLATTESYLPSANAWQLRTPMEVPRCCHASSALPSGDILVTGGYINCAYSRSVACYNIKTDTWSEAAALDTPRGWHCSSILGGKVYVVGGSQLGPSGERVDVLSMEVFSPESKVWSHAAPLPVGVSTAGLSPLGEQLYLLGGWNEAEKRYKAAVQKYNPATDSWSMAEDLSEPTVGVSCCALALPPRHAPRRQQHRNMPAHEEGPVREVIAAPQPTIV